In Hippoglossus stenolepis isolate QCI-W04-F060 chromosome 13, HSTE1.2, whole genome shotgun sequence, a single genomic region encodes these proteins:
- the LOC124854625 gene encoding olfactory receptor 6N1-like has product MENYTNPPYFNLTMFVNLGSYRYPTFVLCFLLYAFIVSANLVIILAISQEKKLHEPMYIFIMCLSINSMYGSAGFFLRFLRDLLSDTHLISRSACFTQVYIIYSYASYELTILSIMAYDRYVAVCQPLHYHNKMTLKVVSKLIVVAWIYPSISIAVCFYLSSRLPLCGNKIPKVFCANWPVVKLSCVATLINNLVGMLVSTSTVFLPLAFVLFTYVKIFLVCRKRSSKFKTKVVQSCVPHIVTFVSYSITVFCDIALSRINVEELNRFLGVILSLEFVVIPPILNPLVYGLKLPEIRKTISRMLSCSKHDKEAKP; this is encoded by the coding sequence ATGGAAAACTATACTAATCCCCCTTATTTTAACCTCACCATGTTTGTGAACTTAGGCAGCTACCGCTACCCAACATTTGTCTTGTGTTTCTTGCTGTATGCGTTTATTGTCTCAGCTAATCTGGTCATAATACTGGCAATATCACAAGAGAAGAAATTACATGAGCCcatgtatattttcattatgtGCCTCTCTATTAACTCTATGTACGGCTCTGCTGGCTTCTTCCTCAGATTTCTCAGAGACCTTTTGTCTGATACTCATTTGATCTCACGGTCGGCATGTTTCACTCAGGTCTACATCATTTACTCCTATGCATCCTATGAGCTCACCATTTTAAGCATTATGGCATATGATCGATATGTTGCTGTATGCCAACCTTTGCACTACCACAACAAAATGACCTTGAAGGTGGTGTCTAAGTTGATTGTGGTAGCGTGGATCTATCCGTCCATTTCtattgcagtttgtttttatctgtccTCCAGGCTTCCTTTGTGTGGCAATAAGATACCAAAGGTGTTTTGTGCAAACTGGCCTGTCGTAAAACTGTCATGTGTTGCTACTCTGATCAATAACCTTGTTGGAATGCTTGTTTCCACAAGCACAGTTTTTCTTCCCCTGGCTTTTGTCCTGTTTacatatgtaaaaatatttttggtgtGTAGAAAACGCAGTTCAAAATTCAAGACCAAAGTAGTACAAAGCTGTGTGCCACACATTGTTACATTTGTCAGTTATTCCATCACTGTGTTTTGTGACATTGCCCTCAGCAGAATTAATGTTGAAGAGCTGAATCGATTTCTAGGTGTAATTCTGTCACTTGAGTTTGTTGTGATTCCTCCGATTCTGAATCCTCTTGTGTATGGCCTGAAGTTACCAGAAATTAGAAAAACTATATCCAGAATGCTCTCCTGCTCAAAACATGACAAAGAAGCTAAACCTTAG